The genomic interval CAGGCCCCGCCGAATGGGAGCACAGCGACGCCATCGCTCGACGCGAGTGCTGTGTCGTCGGAACGATTCTCACCATCGGTTCGTCCGGGTACAGGAAACGGAACGGAAAGCGGTGTCGGCGTTTAGCTGTCCCGATCTGCGGTCGGACGCCTGTGGGCTCCTGTCACGGATCGACGAGAAGCGAGAGCGCGTTCTCGGCTAACACCTGTTGTGCCGCCCCCTCTGGGGAGCAGCGATCGACAGCGGCGGCCAATTCGTCGATTTCGTCCCCGTCGCGGGGCTCGAAGGGGTAGTCGGTTCCGAACACCACCTGCGAGGTCGGGATCTCGTCGAAGGTCGCTCGAAGGGGCTGTTCATATCCGAAGAATCCGGACGTATCGAGGTAGATTCGCTCGTCGAGATACCGCTTGAACTCCTCGTAGGGGACTACCGAGTCCTGCCCCGGCCAGCGGCCCGCGTCTAGCTGGAGGTGGACCCGCCCGAGCATGCTGGCGATGTTCCCGCCGAGATGGTGGAAGACGAGGTTCAGGTCCTGGTAGGAGTCGAGGACGCCCTCGTGGATCACCTTACAGATGCTCTCGGAGAGGGCCGCCTCCCGTCCGAAGATCGCGTTCAGCAGGTACGTGTCGTCCAGCGCCTCGGGATGGACCGACTCGTGGAGTTTGGGGTGGACGAGCAGTGGCGCGTCGTGGCGTTCCGCGACCTCGAAGACCGGTTCCAGTTGGCTGTCGGTCAGTTCGACGCCTTCGGTCTTCGTCTCGACCGCGCCACCGTGGTAGCCCTGGTCCAGTGCCCGCTCGAACTCCCGTGCGGCGGCCTCGCCGCCAGCGGCAACCGGGATCGCTGCCAGTCCGTAGAACCGGTCGTAGTCGGTGACGACTTCCAGCAGCGCGTCGTTTGCGCTGCGGACGCCCTCGACATCCGACGAGCCCATGTAGAAGGGCTGTGAGAGGACGACCTCGTCGACGCCCGCGGCGTCGTACAGGTCAACGAGGGTATCGGGATCGGAGAGCCGAGGGCCGAGTAACTCACCGAGTTGCCCCTCGCGTATCGGATCGGGATACACCGACTCCGGGTAGAGGTGACCGCCGAAGTCGACCGTCATTCGGCCTCACCTCGGCGGACGAACTCCCCGTATCCGGGGTCGCCGACGACTTCACCCTCGTGGTAGACTGGCTCGCCACGGACCAGCGTCGTCTCCACGTCGCCGGTGATCGTCAGCCCGTCGAGCGGCGTCCAGCCACACTTCGCGACGACGTTCTCGTTCCGGAGTGTCTGCTCGCGGTCGAGATCGACGATGGTGAGGTCGGCGTCGGCACCGACCTGCAGGCTGCCTTTCCGCGGGTAAAGGTCGAGTATCTTCGCGGGGTTGGTAGCGAAGACCTCTGCGATTCGCTCGATCGAGACCTTACCTTCGGCGACACCGTTCAACAACAGCGGTAATACCGTCTCGACGCCCGGAATGCCGAAGGGGGCGTCGAAGACGTTGTCTTCCCCCTCGGCTTTCTGCTCCAGTGTCGAGGGTGCGTGGTCGGCGTTGATCATGTCGATCTCGCCAGCGTCTAACCGCTCCCACAGCTCTCGCCGGTCAGACTCCTCGCGAGCGGGCGGCGTGAACATCGTGTACGGCGCGTCCTCGACGATATCTTCACGAGTCAGATAGAAGTAGTGTGGACAGCTCTCGGCGTACACGTCGACCCCCTGTGACTTGTAGTGGTTCACCTGATCGATCAGTTCGGGGTGGCTCAGGTGTGCAAACCAGAACGGGACGCCGGTCTGTTTCGCGATCCGGAGCGTCGTCGAGACGGCGACCTGTTCTGCCTCCTTCGATCGCCAGTCCGGGATGACGCTGCCGTCGGTGCGGCCCTCCTCGCGGATCCGCTCCTCGTTTGCGTTCAACATCAGTTCGTCCTCGGGGTGGACCATGCTGATCCCACCGACCCGGTCGATCTCCTCGTAGAGTCGGTGCATGTCCGCGCTCTGGAGGGCGGGGACGCCGTGGACATCGCAGGTGAAGCTCTTGTACGCGAGTGTCCCTTCCGCTTCGAGCCCCGCGATCTCGTCGACGTTGTCGGGGTGGCCACCCGCGAGCAGGCCGAAGTCGACGCGCGCTCGGTCCGAGAGGTAGTCGCGCTTGTCGGTGAGGATGTCGGCTGTCAGGACCGTCGGATCTGTCCGGTGGTGTTCGCCCACGGTCGTGATGCCGCCGGCGGCCGCCGCGGCCGTCCCGGTCGGGAAGTCCTCCCGCTCCGTGTCGCCGGGGTCCATCATGTGGACGTGTGGATCGACGCCGCCTGGAAGGATGTGCTTGCCAGCAGCGTCGATGGTACGCTCGGCCTCCACTGTCTCTGCTGGATCGAGGACGGCCGCGATCCGGCCGTCCCGGATCGCGACTGTCGCCGGGAACTGCTCGGTAGCAGTGACTACCGTGCCGTCGGTGATTGCAGTGTCGTACACCATGACAACACGTTTCATCCCCAAGCACGTATAACTTTTCTACATTAGCAGTCATTTCTAGAGAGAATACTACTCTAGATCTCTTTTCACAACCCTAACCGACCCGATACCCGACTTCAATTTCGTCATCAGAAATTTTTAGGTATCTCTCACAGAAGGAGTGTATATGACAATCGTTGTCATCTCGACAGGCGGGACGATCGCTTCGACGGAGGACGCCGGTGGGGACGCGAGTCCGGAGTTGACGGGCGAAGACCTCGTCGCCAGTGTGCCCGGCTTCGACGACCAACTGTCGCTCCGGACGGAGGACTTCTCCAACGTGCCCAGCGCACACTTCACTGTCGAACAGATGCACGAACTGAGCCAGTTGATCGCCGAGTACGACAGCGACGACGTGGTCGACGGCATCGTCGTCACGCAGGGGACGGACGTGCTCGAAGAATCGGCGTACTTCGTCGACCGGAGCTACGACGGCGAGACACCGGTCGTGTTCACCGGGGCGATGCGAAACCCGTCGCTCGCAAGCCCTGACGGGCCGGCCAACCTGCTGACGGCCGTCCGAACGGCCCAGAGCGAGGGCGCCCGTGGCCGCGGTGCGTTGGTCGCGTTCAACGACCGAATCCACGCTGCGAAGTACGTGACCAAGACGAACTCGATGAACCTCGATACGTTCCGCTCGCCGGAGTTCGGCCCGTTGGCGACCCGCGACGAGGAGACGATCCGGTGGAGTGTCGCGACCGAGCGGACGGAGTCGGTCGACATCGACCCCGCAGCCCTCACGAACGAGGTCGTCGGTATCACCGTCACGGCCGACATGCATCCGTCACAGATACCAGCGCCCGACGAGTGTGCGGCGGTCGTGCTGGCGGCGACCGGCGCCGGTCACATCCCGCCGAAACTCATCGAACCGCTGGAAGCGCTGGCCGAGGCAGACATCCCGCTCGTGGCGACCACGCGCTGTCCGGAGGGGCGACTCGCGACGGACACGTACGACTTCCCCGGCAGTGAGGTCACACTACAGCGGCTGGGGTGTTATTACTCGGAGCGGAACCTCCAGAAAGCGCGCGTCGAGACGATCGTCGGACTCGCCGGCGGCGGCGTCGGATCGGTGCTGTCACGGCCCTGATCTCGGCAGTCTCGCGGCCAGCGTTCTCAGGTCATGTCCAGTTCCATCACGGTCTCGGTCAACGATTCGTCGTACTCGACGAATGCATCGAGCGTGCGCGTGTCTTCGCTACGCGGGCGCGGAAGGTCGACATCGACGATGTCGTGAACCTCGCCGGGTTGGGGAGAGAGGACGATCACCCGGTCGGAGAGCCACACCGCCTCGGTGATGTGGTGCGTGACGAAGACCGTCGTCTTCTGGATCTCCTGGTGGATCCGCAACAGCTCCCGGTTCATCTTCCGACGGGTCAGTTCGTCGAGGGCCGCGAACGGTTCGTCCATCAGGAAGATCTCTGGATCGTAGACGAATCCGCGGGCGAGCGCGACGCGCTGGCGCATCCCGCCGCTGAGTTGCTGTGGGGTGCTGTCCTCGAACCCGCCGAGACCGACCGTCTCGATTACTTCCTCGGCCTGCTCTCGAACCTCGGGATCGCTCGTGTCTTTCCCCTGGATCTCCAGGGGGAGCAGCACGTTGTCGATGACACTGCGCCACGGGAGTAACACGTCCTCTTGAAAGAAAAAGGACATGTCGTTGTTCTCGCGGGCCTGGGCGGCCGTCCCGTCCCCGACGTGTATCGTCCCCCGAGTCGGTTCGATGATGTCACCGAGACACTTCAGCAACGTCGTCTTCCCGCATCCGCTCGGACCGATGATCGAGACGAACTCGTTCTCGTAGATGTCGAGGTTGATATCGTGTAGCGCCTGTACCGGGTTGGCCGTGTCCCGGCCGTAGATCTTGTCGATACCGTCGATGGAGATCTTCGCCTCGCTGCTCGTCCGCTCGACGTGTGGGTTATCCGCTTCGGACATTATCGGGTGGCACCTCCGCTACTCTGGTTCTCCCAGTCGATGAGATACGATTCGACGAACACGAGGAGTCCGAACCACACTGTCGAACACAGCCCGATGATCAACAGTGCGCGGAACAACAATAGCGTCGAGAGCTGGTTGTTCGCGACGAGGATGAGATAGCCCAGCCCCTCGTTACCGGCCAGCCACTCGCCGACGACGGCGCCGACGAACGTCAGCGCGACGCTGATCCGCAGGGCCGAGAAGATGTAGGGGAGCGCGTTGTACAGTTTCACCTTCCGGAACACCTGCCAGCGACTGGCGTTGAGCGAGTGCATCAGCTCCTTGGTCAGCTTGTCCGTCGAGGAAAAGCCCGCGATGCTGTTGACCAGCGACGGGAAGAACGTCGTGATCGTCGCGGCCGCGATGATCGGCCCCTGGTTGATCCCCATCCAGATGATCAGCAGTGGGGCGAACGCGATCACCGGGAGCGACCGGAGGATGACCATGTACGGGTAGATCGAGCGTTTGAGCGTGTTGAACTCGGCCATGACGGCACCCAGCGAGATGCCGATGGCGTTGCCCAACACCCAGCCCAGTATCGCCTCGATCAGAGTAACCCGGGCGTGTCCTGCCAGACTCCCCAGTTCTCCCTGGAAACTCAGGATGATCTCCGCGGGAGCCGGTAGGACGTACGTCGGGACAGCGTACACTCTGACCCCGAGCGTCCACAGCCCGAGGAAGGCAACGAGGAACGCCACCGGGTATTTGTACTTGTCGACGAGATTGCCGGCTCTGGTCCCGAAGTCCATCTGGTTTGGAGTGTCTGTCGCCATCGGTGTTAGTTACCCGACCATTGAAGCTCCCCGTCACTGTGGACAGCTTCGACCAGCGAGTTGTCGACGATGTCCGACTCCGCAGTCGTCGCACCCTCGCTGATCGCACCAGCCCGGACACCGAGGTTCTGCACCTCGGCGTAGTCGCCGGGGTCGTTGTAGCCGACGCCGTTTGCGTCCCAGGAGTCGTCGGGGCGGTATTCGAGGAACTGATCGAAGTTCGACCGCTCGACTTCCATCGGATCGACGCCACCGAGGAACACGTCGGCGTCGGCATCGTTGAGCCGTCCGAGCGTCATCTCCGCGAACCGATCGCGGTTTTCGGGGTTGAGCGACTCCTCGCAGGACTTGCACCACGCCCGCGTGAACTCCCGGAACGTCTCGGGGTAGTCGTCGACGAGGTCTTGCGATGCGAGTGCGACGTTCCCGCCGGCGTCGGTGTAGTCACGAGCCTCGAAGAGGTTGAACTCCGTCCCCTGGAGCCGCAGGGAGTTGTAGTCGGAGTTCGTCGGGTACAGCGACATCACGTCGACGTTTCCTTCGGTGAGGTTCGTCACCGAGTAGCCGATGTTGGTCCGGGTGATGTCCTCCTGTGACAGGCCCTCTTCCTCCAGGACGACCGGCGTGACCCAGTTACGGTCGGCCTCGTTCTGTAGTCCGACGGTGTTGCCGGCCCAGTCCGGAACGCTTTCGATCCCGGAGTCGCCCATGGACGCGTAACTCAGCGGGGTGTTCCCGATCGTAGTGAACAGCGTCTGGACCGGGATGCCCCGGGCCAGTGCTGTCACGTACGAGAACGGGGTCGCGACGACCACGTCGATCTCACCGTTGACTAGGATCTGCAGCGGGTTCTGGACCTGTAGCGACGTGGTGATCGAGACATCCAGTCCAACATCGTCGAAGTAGCCAAACTCCACGGCCCCAGTCATCGGGGAGAACACCATGTCCGGGAAGTACGTCAGTAGCACGCTGACCTCGGTTTTCTCGAGGCCACCGTCGCCCGAACCGCTGTCAGTCGAGCCGCCGTCACTGCCGCTCCCGCCGTCGCCGCCGTCCCCGCCGCTGCCCCCGTCACCGCCGGAACAGCCAGCGAGCCCTGCGAGTGCAGCGGCTCCGGTCGCTTTGATGAATCGACGCCGGTTCGTGGGTTTTCGTGCCATGATACCCGTTGTTTTGAGAGAGGGTAACAAGTAGCTTTGGGTAAATATAATCCAAATTACCATTATTTTGTACTAAATCGCCACTATATTCTTTATACTGTAGATTTCCTCAGGTGGGAGAGACTTTTGTTAGAAATATAATTTCCGGGCCGGATCGAGGATACTAAAACGGGGTGGGAGACGGTCAGTCGGGGCATACGAGAAAGATGGATCTGTCGTGTCGCGGTCACGACACCGGTCGATAAGTGACCGCCCGGGGCCGGATCAGTCTTCCACGGAGGCGACTGTCTGCTCGGCCGCGTCCTCCTCGTCGGACATCAGAACCGTACTGCCGTCGTCGATCACCGACCGCGTCACGATCGACGACTCGTATGAGGCGATCCCCTCGACTGCGTGAAGCACGTCGTGGGTGAACGACTGAAAGTGTTCAGTGTCCTCGAACCGCGCGTCGAAGATGATGTTGTGCGTTCCGGAGAGGACCCAGAGCTTGTAGACACAATCGGTCTCGGCGATCTCCTCGGCGATGTCGTCCGTGCGGCCAGCCTCCGTGCTGAGCCCGAACGCGACGGTCAGATAGTCGAGCTTCGCCGGGTCGGTCATCACGGTGAACTTCCGGATGATCCCCTCCTCACGCATCCGGTCCATCCGCCGTCTGACCGTGTTTCCTGTGATCCCGAGTTCCTCGCCGATGTCGTTGTACGTCGCTCTCCCTTCGTCGTGAAGGAGATCCAGGATCTGTTTGTCGACTGTGTCTAGTTCCGTTGCCATCCACTGGATGTAGAATAGTGACTCAGTTAACCCTTTCCTTGAGCCGAAAGCTACGCCAGACCACAGCGGAAAGTCTGAAAGTTAGTTCAGTTCTCGAACGACTCGGTAACCTGATCGAGGGATTCGACGGTCCCGAGTGCCTGATCGATGTTCTTGAGACCGAGTTGATGGAACTCCTCGCCATCCATGCTTCCGACACAGTCCTCAACGACGACGACTTCGTAGTCGCGGTTGGTTGCCTCGAAACAGGTGCACTGTACGCAGGTGTTCGTGTTGACGCCCGCGACGACCAGTGTCTCGATGTCGTTGACCCGGAGCACGAAAGGGAGGTCCGTTTCGAGGAACGGCGAGTACCGCTTTTTCGGCTGGAGGAACGTATCCTCGTCCGCAGCGAGTGCCGGCATAATCTCCATCCCCTCGGTGTTCCCGTAGACGTTGTGTTCGGAGATTGCCTCCCGGGAGTCTCCGTCACTGACCTCTGTCTCGTTCCACTTCGGGTTGGACGTGATCTCGCTGGCGTCACGGTACGCGGTCGTGACGTGGATCACCGGAAAATCGTTCGCTCTGGCCGCCGTGACGAGCCGCTCCGACGCGTCGACGATCTCTTCCGCTCGGTCCGCGGGTACTGGTAGGGTCGCGATCTCCGGATCGAGATGGCCCCGGTGGAGATCGACTGTGAGGACAGCCGTGGTCTCAGGATCCATACTCTGTGTAGTAAAGCCACACTGTTTATAAGTTTTCATGGTGTAAATCAACCTTTCTTAGAATATCGAGTAGTATATCTTCACAATATGATTTACAATCCCCCAAATTTTATATCGGGAGAGAGTAAGGGTGTATGTAGCATGGTACCACAGAATGACCAACTGCGCGGCATCGGATCCCAGCTACGTGATCGACGGGGGAGCGATTACGATGACGTGCGGTTTTCCGGGTCAGAGTACGAGCGACGATACGACAATCTCCGCGAGGAGATGTTCTTTCGCGGCCTCGACTGTCTCGTCGTGTACGGAAGTTCCGCACACACGGACTCGAACCAGGCGAACATCCGCTATCTGAGCGGCTACATCGACCAGATACAGTCCTACATCGTCTTCCCCGCCGACGGTGAGCCGACACTGTTCGCAGACCTCTACCCACACGTACCCGACGCACATCTCATGAGCCATATCGACGACGTGCGGTGGGGGACCGAGGACAAGGGACAGGCTGTCGTCGACCGACTCG from Haloarcula pelagica carries:
- a CDS encoding Lrp/AsnC family transcriptional regulator, whose translation is MATELDTVDKQILDLLHDEGRATYNDIGEELGITGNTVRRRMDRMREEGIIRKFTVMTDPAKLDYLTVAFGLSTEAGRTDDIAEEIAETDCVYKLWVLSGTHNIIFDARFEDTEHFQSFTHDVLHAVEGIASYESSIVTRSVIDDGSTVLMSDEEDAAEQTVASVED
- a CDS encoding ABC transporter substrate-binding protein codes for the protein MARKPTNRRRFIKATGAAALAGLAGCSGGDGGSGGDGGDGGSGSDGGSTDSGSGDGGLEKTEVSVLLTYFPDMVFSPMTGAVEFGYFDDVGLDVSITTSLQVQNPLQILVNGEIDVVVATPFSYVTALARGIPVQTLFTTIGNTPLSYASMGDSGIESVPDWAGNTVGLQNEADRNWVTPVVLEEEGLSQEDITRTNIGYSVTNLTEGNVDVMSLYPTNSDYNSLRLQGTEFNLFEARDYTDAGGNVALASQDLVDDYPETFREFTRAWCKSCEESLNPENRDRFAEMTLGRLNDADADVFLGGVDPMEVERSNFDQFLEYRPDDSWDANGVGYNDPGDYAEVQNLGVRAGAISEGATTAESDIVDNSLVEAVHSDGELQWSGN
- a CDS encoding ABC transporter permease: MATDTPNQMDFGTRAGNLVDKYKYPVAFLVAFLGLWTLGVRVYAVPTYVLPAPAEIILSFQGELGSLAGHARVTLIEAILGWVLGNAIGISLGAVMAEFNTLKRSIYPYMVILRSLPVIAFAPLLIIWMGINQGPIIAAATITTFFPSLVNSIAGFSSTDKLTKELMHSLNASRWQVFRKVKLYNALPYIFSALRISVALTFVGAVVGEWLAGNEGLGYLILVANNQLSTLLLFRALLIIGLCSTVWFGLLVFVESYLIDWENQSSGGATR
- a CDS encoding ABC transporter ATP-binding protein gives rise to the protein MSEADNPHVERTSSEAKISIDGIDKIYGRDTANPVQALHDINLDIYENEFVSIIGPSGCGKTTLLKCLGDIIEPTRGTIHVGDGTAAQARENNDMSFFFQEDVLLPWRSVIDNVLLPLEIQGKDTSDPEVREQAEEVIETVGLGGFEDSTPQQLSGGMRQRVALARGFVYDPEIFLMDEPFAALDELTRRKMNRELLRIHQEIQKTTVFVTHHITEAVWLSDRVIVLSPQPGEVHDIVDVDLPRPRSEDTRTLDAFVEYDESLTETVMELDMT
- a CDS encoding amidohydrolase family protein → MTVDFGGHLYPESVYPDPIREGQLGELLGPRLSDPDTLVDLYDAAGVDEVVLSQPFYMGSSDVEGVRSANDALLEVVTDYDRFYGLAAIPVAAGGEAAAREFERALDQGYHGGAVETKTEGVELTDSQLEPVFEVAERHDAPLLVHPKLHESVHPEALDDTYLLNAIFGREAALSESICKVIHEGVLDSYQDLNLVFHHLGGNIASMLGRVHLQLDAGRWPGQDSVVPYEEFKRYLDERIYLDTSGFFGYEQPLRATFDEIPTSQVVFGTDYPFEPRDGDEIDELAAAVDRCSPEGAAQQVLAENALSLLVDP
- a CDS encoding dihydroorotase; the protein is MVYDTAITDGTVVTATEQFPATVAIRDGRIAAVLDPAETVEAERTIDAAGKHILPGGVDPHVHMMDPGDTEREDFPTGTAAAAAGGITTVGEHHRTDPTVLTADILTDKRDYLSDRARVDFGLLAGGHPDNVDEIAGLEAEGTLAYKSFTCDVHGVPALQSADMHRLYEEIDRVGGISMVHPEDELMLNANEERIREEGRTDGSVIPDWRSKEAEQVAVSTTLRIAKQTGVPFWFAHLSHPELIDQVNHYKSQGVDVYAESCPHYFYLTREDIVEDAPYTMFTPPAREESDRRELWERLDAGEIDMINADHAPSTLEQKAEGEDNVFDAPFGIPGVETVLPLLLNGVAEGKVSIERIAEVFATNPAKILDLYPRKGSLQVGADADLTIVDLDREQTLRNENVVAKCGWTPLDGLTITGDVETTLVRGEPVYHEGEVVGDPGYGEFVRRGEAE
- a CDS encoding asparaginase; translated protein: MTIVVISTGGTIASTEDAGGDASPELTGEDLVASVPGFDDQLSLRTEDFSNVPSAHFTVEQMHELSQLIAEYDSDDVVDGIVVTQGTDVLEESAYFVDRSYDGETPVVFTGAMRNPSLASPDGPANLLTAVRTAQSEGARGRGALVAFNDRIHAAKYVTKTNSMNLDTFRSPEFGPLATRDEETIRWSVATERTESVDIDPAALTNEVVGITVTADMHPSQIPAPDECAAVVLAATGAGHIPPKLIEPLEALAEADIPLVATTRCPEGRLATDTYDFPGSEVTLQRLGCYYSERNLQKARVETIVGLAGGGVGSVLSRP
- a CDS encoding cysteine hydrolase family protein codes for the protein MDPETTAVLTVDLHRGHLDPEIATLPVPADRAEEIVDASERLVTAARANDFPVIHVTTAYRDASEITSNPKWNETEVSDGDSREAISEHNVYGNTEGMEIMPALAADEDTFLQPKKRYSPFLETDLPFVLRVNDIETLVVAGVNTNTCVQCTCFEATNRDYEVVVVEDCVGSMDGEEFHQLGLKNIDQALGTVESLDQVTESFEN